The window AGAGAGATCAATTTGAGGTGTCTAAGAGATTTTCAAATAGACAAGAAACGATGGTTGTATAGTCTGAACTATGGTTTAGGGCAGTGGCGACAGAAAGAAGTAGATGGATTCACGGTCTATTTTTGAAGGCACACCTGATGGtacattataattaattatatgtcAACAAGAGGTGAAAAAGCAAGGATAACTGGCTTGGGTTATTAACTGGGTGACGGCCCCACTGAGGTAAGGAACACTGCATGAGGAGCAGTTTGGACATGGGGAGAAAAAAGGGCAGATGATTCCAGCTTTGCAAATGTTGAATTTGAGGCCATTAAAACATTCAGGTAGGGCCATTCCAAGTAATAGTTAACTACACAAATCTTGAGTTCAGGAGAGAAATCTGTGGCAGAGGTATGAATTCAGGAGTCACTGGCATGGAGACAGAGTGGATGAGATAACCCATGAAAAATGTGAAGGGTAAGAAGAGCCATCTAGAAGTCAAGATGAAACCCTGAGGAGGCTAGAGGGGCAGAGATGGATAGTTAGACTTAAAGAGCGAGCAGAAGAAAAGGaacttataaaggaaaactggaagaatcatTTTGAGAAGTAGGTAAAATGGAGTGGTGCTACAGAAAACAAGGGAGAAGATAGTTTTATGAAGGAGAGAGACAAGGTGAGATGACAGAGATATGATCATTGAATTTTGGATCAAGAAAAGAGTTGATAACTTTGGTGAGAGTATTTTCAGTGGAGGGCTAATGGTGGAAGCCAGACTGCAGAGGGCTGAGCAGTGAGTGGGAGGGTGAAGAAGTGGAGACATCAATAATGAATGGCTTGTTTAAGGATCTTGGCTGCAAAGAGAATGATGAAGATAGGAGTAATAGCTGCACAGGGAGGAGGCAGGGTAGGGAGCTCAGAAAGTAGTAGCAAATATTTGAAGTAGTCATCAGAAGGGTGCTTACCAGGGAGAAGTAGAAGGATTTCCAAGCAGCACTGAAGGCCTAAATGAGATACATAGTCATGATCAGGACAGGTACGATTGTGCCAAGGTTAGCAATAAGAAACCAATGTCAAGAAAGACTTGCTAATGAGTGACAGAGGTGAGattcaaactgtgtttttctcCCTTCATCAAATGTTTATCGACTCCTGCTCTGCACTGCTTTGCATCAACACTGGCATTGGTGTTTCCAATGCCGATGAATCGTATTGACTATCAGTCATGTGCCCAATGCCGTGGAAGCATGAtagacatttaatatatattttttcacccTCAAATTGTTTAGAATTTGGTTGAGGAGACAAAATATTCCacaaatgcatatatattataaatatatataatatacattatatatatacataatgaagctctgctgtctctctctccccccttacctcttttttcctctgatcccctatctctctctctcattcttctttCCCAACATCGGGCAGCACTTCAGTGACCCTTACACTGAAGCGTTATTGACTCATTTGAAAAGTCCCTATATTTTAGTCATATGGAGCCCCTCAAACCTCTTTGccaacttcattcattcattaagaaGATAGTTTTTGAATTGCTGCTCTGGGTAAAGCAGTGTGTAAGGCACATGAGATACAGAGATACATAAGATATAGTCTTGCCCTCAAGTAGCTCACAGGCTAATAGGGAAGAATGAAGGTTTAAACAGGAAATTGCAACATAATGCAAAATGTACTATCTCTGcgtcagtttcttcatctatacaaTAGGGATTATTAGTGCCTACCACAAAAAAACTTGTGACGACTAAATAAGCTAACATGTAAAAAGTGCTTCTAATGGTCCCATAAGAAACACTACATAagtgttgctattattattattattactatgatgGAAGTAAACACAAGATACTGTAAGAATAGACAGGAGGGGTACTTGACCCAGGCTAGAGTAAGAGACATCTGTGCTGAATCCTAAAAGATGAGAAGGCACTAAACAGAGGACGAAGAATACATAACACTCTGCGTAGAatattctgttctatttctaTTTGGGAGCAAAAGACCACATGGCATGATTGAAGAACTGGAAGTAATTTAATTCCACAATAGTACAGACTATGAGGAGGGAAATGGCAAGAGATGAAGCTTGAGAGGTCATGGGGTACAAGCAAGTTTGGACTTTACTTTTTAGCAAATGGGGAGCCATTGGAATGCTTTATGTAGAGTAGTGACTTAATCAGATTAATGTGTTGAAAGATCACCTTGGCAATGATGTGGAGAATGAATTGGGAGAAAGACAAGTTAGAAAGCTGTTGCTATAATCCAGGTGAAAGAGAATGATGAGgtcgtgcatggtggctcacgcctgtaatcccagcactttgggaggccgaggtgggcggatcacttatggtcaggagttcgagatcagcctggccagcatggcgaaaccctgtctctactaaaaatacaaaattagctgggggtggtggcgtgcacctgtagtcccagctactcaggaagctgaggcacaagaatcgcttgaacccgggaggtggagattgcagtgagctaagatcaccccaccccactccagcctgggcaacaaaagcaaaactgggtcttaaaaaaaaaacaaaaacgaatgGTGAAACTGAACTAGGGAAGTAgcgtggaaatggagagaaaggaACCATGGATTTGAGGTATATTCATAAGGTAGAACTGGGACATAGGGACTATAGGATGCAGGAGGTAAGTAGAAGAAAGGTGCCAAAGATCACTTTCCGGATTTTGGTCTGGCACCAGTAGATGGACAGAAGTATCATTCAGTGAACACAGGGAACACAGGGAAGAACTGTTTGGGGAAAGCTGCATGGAGGATGTGATGAGTTCACTTTTGGACATGTCAAATTCGAGATGTCTATGAGATTTCCCTGTGGAGATTCTGACTAGGTGATTGCTCTGCCAGTCTTGAAGCTCAGAAGGGTCTATCCTGGAAATTCAGATTTGGGAGGGTCAGTGGATGGGTAGTAGATTAAGTTATGGAAGCAAGATGAGTTTGCTCAGGGACAGAGTGTTAATTGAGAAAAGGATGGACTTCTGAGGAATACTCACATTTAAGAGATGAGTAGGGAAAGAGAAATCTTGAAGAAGGCTAAAATGGAATAGCCAGATTGTGGTGGGTTGAAAAATTAGTGGGTTAgttcgggcacggtggctcatgcctgtaatcctagcactttgggaggctgaggcaggtggatcgcttgagttcaggagttcaagaccagtgtgggcaacatggcaaaacctggtctctacaaaaaatacacacacacacacacacacacacaactagccaggtgtggtgatgtgctcctgtagtcccagctacttggggggctgaggcaggaggatcgcttgagcccaggaggtcgaggctgcaatgagcggagatcatgccactgcactccagcctgggtgccaaagtgagaacctgtctcaaaaagaaagaaagaaaaattagtggGTCAGAGGGTCTTGTAGAGAATGGGGAGGTGTGCCCTTGACTCTTAATGTCCTCAATCTTGGCAACACTGGGGGTTCCTTGAACACGGCAAAATCTTATATGGCTCTGAGATTCCAAAGCATTGACTCAGATACCTGCCTCATGCAAAGCCCTATATTCTACAGCAGTTTCCCTTTCCTCTGTGGCAGACTCTTGTCCCCCCTAACAGATGGCTCAGAGAATTTCAGGGCTCCCTGTCAGTCCTGGAACCCTTGTTCCAGAGTGCTCCCTCATCATCCAAGAGGCTGATAATGGGAGCATCTATTAGGAGACTGGACAGGAAATGTCTGGGCATGTTATACATGCAGAAGGCCTTAGACTAGGCTGCAGAGAGGGATTTGGGCATGGCTGGGAGGATATGAACTCTCAGAGCACGGACAGAAGGCTTTGCTGCCCACCCCCATCTACCCTGGAGTAGATTTTCACCATAGGCAGAATGATCCAGGGCTAGACCACTACTCTGTAGGCCCCTAGAGATTCAAGAGGCCTCTAACAAGCTGGAGTCCGAGGCTACATTCTAGGATCTGTTCCTCCTGATGTAGTCTGCAGTTTGGCCTCAGTCTGCAATTGAGGGGCCCTATGGCAATGTTGCTTGGCAATGTATTAAACAGCAGGCCTTGGGGACTAGCACTTGAGTTAACACAGCCACCACAACCACTACTGCCATCATCACCTTCCCGGAAGGCAGCCACCTGTCTGGCTCCTGGCTTTGTCCAGCTGCCAACCTAAGGCATGTGCCTACGCAGGAGGCGATGACATTTTGGCTCCAcgttcaaagttttttttttttttttcgtttctcATGTGTTATTTCTAAAGATAACAAAGGTCAAAAGGCATCCAGCATTTTCTGGTTTCTCATAAGCTTCTGGTCAATATTTAATCTggtttatggatttttttttaggtCTTCTGGATGCCTTCTTGAGGCTGCTTGTGGCCACCCACAGACACTTGTAAGGAGGAGAGAAGTCAGCCTGGCAGAGAGACTCTGAAATGAGGGATTAGAGGTGTTCAAGGAGCAAGAGCTTCAGCCTGAAGACAAGGAGCAGTCCCTGAAGACGCTTCTACTGAGAGGTCTGCCATGGCCTCTCTTGGCCTCCAACTTGTGGGCTACATCCTAGGCCTTCTGGGGCTTTTGGGCACACTGGTTGCCATGCTGCTCCCCAGCTGGAAAACAAGTTCTTACGTCGGTGCCAGCATTGTGACAGCAGTTGGCTTCTCCAAGGGCCTCTGGATGGAGTGTGCCACACACAGCACAGGTATCACCCAGTGTGACATCTATAGCACCCTTCTGGGCCTGCCCGCTGACATCCAGGCTGCCCAGGCCATGATGGTGACATCCAGTGCAATCTCCTCCCTGGCCTGCATTATCTCTGTGGTGGGCATGAGATGCACAGTCTTCTGCCAGGAATCCCGAGCCAAAGACAGAGTGGCGGTAGCAGGTGGAGTCTTTTTCATCCTTGGAGGCCTCCTGGGCTTCATTCCTGTTGCCTGGAATCTTCATGGGATCCTACGGGACTTCTACTCACCACTGGTGCCTGACAGCATGAAAT of the Pongo abelii isolate AG06213 chromosome X, NHGRI_mPonAbe1-v2.0_pri, whole genome shotgun sequence genome contains:
- the CLDN2 gene encoding claudin-2; the protein is MASLGLQLVGYILGLLGLLGTLVAMLLPSWKTSSYVGASIVTAVGFSKGLWMECATHSTGITQCDIYSTLLGLPADIQAAQAMMVTSSAISSLACIISVVGMRCTVFCQESRAKDRVAVAGGVFFILGGLLGFIPVAWNLHGILRDFYSPLVPDSMKFEIGEALYLGIISSLFSLIAGIILCFSCSSQRNRSNYYDAYQAQPLATRSSPRPGQPPKVKSEFNSYSLTGYV